From a single Lytechinus variegatus isolate NC3 chromosome 9, Lvar_3.0, whole genome shotgun sequence genomic region:
- the LOC121421180 gene encoding putative ankyrin repeat protein RF_0381, with amino-acid sequence MDDVFEKLQKAVWKGKIKEVKQLIKHGANINEADQDGYTCLHIAVENNQKDITEFLIENGADVEKTTSNMSKGQTPLHLAAAAGHLKMMNLILSHGGELNKGNNDGGTALHYAAENGHLGVTRHLISQGAEINREQKDGWTALHTAAENGHLDVTKHLISQGADVNKGNKNGSIALHYAAQNGHLDITKHLISQGAEVNREEKDGRTALHTAAQNGHLDVTKHLISQGTDVNKGNKNGSTALHYAAQNGHLDITKHLISQGAEVNREEKDGRTALHTAAQNGHLDVTKHLISQGTDVNKGNKNGSTALHYAAENGHLDITKHLISQGAEVNREEKDGRTALHTAAQNGYLDVTKHLISQGAEVNREKKDSRKALHIAARAGHFDRTKHLISQWANANNGNHNGSTALHYAAQNGHLDITKHLISQEADVNKGNNNDRTALHIAALNGHLDITKHLISQVKGPI; translated from the exons ATGGATGACgtgtttgaaaaattacaaaaagcgGTATGGAAAGGAAAGATTAAGGAGGTAAAACAATTGATCAAACATGGTGCTAACATAAACGAGGCAGACCAAGATGGATACACGTGTTTACACATTGCAGTAGAAAACAACCAAAAGGACATCACTGAGTTTCTCATTGAAAACGGAGCTGATGTCGAAAAGACTAcctcaaacatgtcaaagggGCAAACACCCTTACATCTCGCTGCCGCAGCGGGACATCTTAAGATGATGAATTTAATTCTCAGTCATGGAGGTGAATTGAATAAAGGGAATAATGATGGCGGGACTGCATTACACTATGCAGCTGAGAATGGTCATCTTGGTGTCACCAGACATCtaatcagtcaaggagctgaaaTTAATAGAGAGCAAAAagatggttggactgcattacacactGCTGCtgagaatggtcatcttgatgtcacgAAACATCTCATTAGTCAAGGGGCCGATGTGAATAAAGGGAATAAAAATGGTAGTATTGCATTGCACTATGCAGCTCAGAATGGCCATCTTGATATCACCaaacatctcatcagtcaaggTGCTGAAGTAAATAGAGAGGAAAAAGATGGTCGGACTGCATTACACACTGctgctcagaatggtcatcttgatgtcacgAAACATCTCATTAGTCAAGGGACCGATGTAAATAAAGGGAATAAAAATGGTAGTACTGCATTGCACTATGCAGCTCAGAATGGCCATCTTGATATCACCaaacatctcatcagtcaaggTGCTGAAGTAAATAGAGAGGAAAAAGATGGTCGGACTGCATTACACACTGctgctcagaatggtcatcttgatgtcacgAAACATCTCATTAGTCAAGGAACCGATGTAAATAAAGGGAATAAAAATGGTAGTACTGCATTGCACTATGCAGCtgagaatggtcatcttgatatcaccaaacatctcatcagtcaaggTGCTGAAGTAAATAGAGAGGAAAAAGATGGTCGGACTGCATTACACACTGCTGCTCAGAATGGTTATCTTGATGTCACCAAACATCTTATAAGTCAAGGAGCTGAagtaaatagagagaaaaaggaTAGTCGGAAGGCATTACACATTGCAGCTCGGGCGGGTCATTTTGATCGCACCaaacatctcatcagtcaaTGGGCCAATGCCAATAACGGGAATCATAATGGTAGTACGGCATTGCACTATGCAGCTCAGAATGGCCATCTTGATATCACCaaacatctcatcagtcaagAAGCTGATGTGAATAAagggaataataatgataggactgcattacacattgcaGCTTTGAATGGACATCTTGATATCACCAAGCATCTCATCAGCCAGG TCAAGGGGCCGatatga